One segment of Rhodocyclaceae bacterium DNA contains the following:
- a CDS encoding tripartite tricarboxylate transporter substrate binding protein produces MIHRRTCAVGAACLSVSVLLAALLPGDVSAQAGYPQRPVRLIIPFAPGGGTDAVGRVLAQQLGERHGQTFIVDNRPAGSGIVGAQIVSQAPADGYTLLFTFNSFASSARLVEKLPYDPVRDFTPITLATTSPLLLLAHPSLPASNMKELIAHVKASQGKLNYGSSGNGSPPHLGMELLMSRAGLSMSHIPYKGIGPATVAQLGNEVQLAFTPVLVGLPHMKAGRLKAIASGAPKRSAAVPDVPTVAEAAGLPGFDVSGWWGLLGPAKLPRPIVDLLNASVRRILDDAEVRRNLLAQGMDPSPTTPEAFGALIREDMAVWGDLGRKLGIKLD; encoded by the coding sequence GTGATCCATCGTCGCACATGCGCCGTCGGCGCTGCCTGCCTGTCCGTTTCCGTCCTGCTCGCCGCTCTTCTTCCGGGCGATGTTTCCGCGCAGGCGGGCTATCCCCAGCGCCCGGTGCGCCTGATCATCCCGTTCGCGCCGGGTGGCGGCACCGATGCGGTCGGCCGCGTGCTGGCACAGCAGCTCGGCGAGCGGCACGGCCAGACCTTCATCGTCGACAACCGCCCGGCCGGCAGCGGTATCGTCGGCGCGCAGATCGTGTCGCAGGCGCCGGCCGACGGCTACACGCTGCTGTTCACGTTCAACTCGTTCGCAAGCAGCGCCCGTCTGGTCGAAAAGCTGCCTTACGACCCGGTGCGCGACTTCACGCCGATCACGCTGGCCACGACTTCGCCGCTGCTGCTGCTTGCCCATCCGTCGCTGCCGGCGTCGAACATGAAAGAGCTGATCGCGCATGTGAAGGCGAGTCAGGGCAAGCTCAACTACGGTTCGTCGGGCAACGGATCGCCGCCGCACCTCGGCATGGAACTGCTGATGTCGCGCGCCGGGCTGTCGATGTCGCATATCCCCTACAAGGGCATCGGCCCGGCAACCGTGGCCCAGCTTGGCAATGAAGTGCAGCTCGCGTTCACGCCGGTGCTGGTCGGCCTGCCGCACATGAAGGCCGGGCGCCTGAAGGCGATTGCCTCGGGCGCGCCGAAGCGCTCGGCTGCGGTTCCCGACGTGCCGACCGTGGCCGAAGCAGCCGGGCTGCCCGGCTTCGACGTGAGCGGCTGGTGGGGGCTGCTGGGGCCGGCAAAGCTGCCGCGGCCGATCGTCGACCTGCTCAACGCGTCGGTACGCCGGATCCTCGACGACGCCGAGGTGCGCCGCAACCTGCTGGCACAGGGCATGGACCCGTCGCCGACCACGCCCGAGGCCTTCGGCGCCCTGATCCGGGAGGATATGGCGGTGTGGGGAGACCTCGGGCGGAAGCTCGGAATCAAGCTGGACTGA
- a CDS encoding 3-isopropylmalate dehydratase large subunit, which yields MGHTLAEKILGARSGGAPVNAGDVVVARVDFAMVHDARAANALKAVATLGFDKLPNAARTAFVLDHFSPPPSREAANVHADMREFCERTGAVIYDVGDGICHQVLPEHGHFTAGDLVVGTDTHSTTYGAFNVYGTGHEGTDVAAILATGRTWFKVPETIRVELTGRLAPGVWAKDVTLAMLGRLGAEGANFKVIEYTGSAVASMDIDDRMTLSNHAAELGAEAAILECDDKTVAWLAAHGAQPPKPVTADADARYADRFAIDASTLAPKVAHNHDIGDVVDVSELAGQPVHVGLIGTCTNGRLDDIRQAASILKGRKIARGVRLVVTPASRAIYLAAMREGLFEILTEAGASVDAAGCGTCVGITHKLMSADRERVISSANRNFKGRLGNPESEILIASSATVAASALTGRVTDPREFAYDIRSAA from the coding sequence ATGGGTCATACGCTGGCTGAAAAGATTCTCGGCGCCCGTTCGGGCGGTGCCCCGGTCAATGCAGGCGACGTCGTCGTCGCCCGCGTCGATTTCGCGATGGTGCACGATGCACGCGCAGCCAACGCCCTCAAGGCGGTAGCCACGCTCGGTTTCGACAAGCTGCCCAACGCGGCGCGCACCGCCTTCGTGCTAGACCACTTCTCGCCGCCGCCGTCGCGCGAAGCGGCGAACGTGCATGCCGACATGCGCGAGTTCTGCGAGCGCACCGGCGCGGTGATCTACGACGTCGGCGACGGCATCTGCCACCAGGTGCTGCCCGAGCATGGCCACTTCACCGCAGGCGACCTGGTGGTGGGCACCGATACCCATTCGACGACTTATGGCGCGTTCAATGTGTACGGCACCGGACACGAAGGCACCGACGTGGCCGCCATCCTCGCCACCGGGCGCACCTGGTTCAAGGTTCCCGAAACGATTCGCGTCGAGCTCACCGGACGCCTCGCCCCGGGCGTATGGGCCAAGGATGTCACCCTCGCGATGCTCGGCCGCCTCGGCGCCGAGGGTGCGAACTTCAAGGTGATCGAGTACACCGGCAGCGCGGTGGCGTCGATGGACATCGACGACCGGATGACCCTGTCGAACCACGCAGCCGAACTCGGCGCGGAAGCCGCAATCCTCGAATGCGACGACAAGACGGTCGCATGGCTCGCCGCGCATGGCGCACAACCTCCGAAGCCGGTCACCGCGGACGCCGATGCGCGCTACGCCGACCGCTTCGCGATCGATGCCTCGACCCTGGCGCCGAAGGTGGCGCACAACCACGATATCGGCGATGTGGTGGACGTGTCGGAACTCGCAGGCCAGCCGGTGCACGTCGGGCTGATCGGCACCTGCACCAACGGCCGGCTGGACGACATCCGCCAGGCCGCCAGCATCCTGAAGGGCAGGAAGATCGCCAGGGGCGTGCGTCTGGTCGTCACTCCGGCCTCGCGCGCGATCTACCTCGCCGCGATGCGCGAAGGGCTGTTCGAGATCCTGACCGAGGCCGGTGCCTCCGTGGATGCCGCTGGCTGCGGCACCTGCGTGGGCATCACGCACAAGCTGATGTCGGCCGATCGCGAGCGCGTCATCTCCAGCGCGAACCGCAACTTCAAGGGCCGCCTGGGCAATCCCGAGTCGGAGATCCTGATCGCCTCCTCCGCGACGGTTGCCGCCTCCGCGCTGACCGGGCGCGTCACCGACCCGCGCGAGTTCGCGTACGACATCCGCAGCGCCGCGTGA
- a CDS encoding 3-isopropylmalate dehydratase, with protein MTQTPMTGTASTVAPIRATVHRLGDEVSTDIHCSAKYNMGKSVQWLAEHAFEQLQPGFAQRIKAGDVIVAGKDFGINSSREQAVHVLRAMGVSAVIAQSFGRQFYRNAINNGLPIAECDVSAIHDGDLIEVDVAAGRIAVPATGFSAAVPKLPPAVLALIAAGGLLPFLKQHPDWALPTA; from the coding sequence ATGACGCAGACACCCATGACCGGCACCGCATCGACCGTCGCACCGATCCGCGCGACCGTGCACCGCCTCGGCGACGAGGTCAGCACCGACATCCACTGCTCGGCCAAGTACAACATGGGCAAATCGGTCCAGTGGCTGGCCGAGCATGCATTCGAACAACTGCAGCCCGGTTTCGCGCAGCGCATCAAGGCGGGCGACGTGATCGTCGCCGGCAAGGACTTCGGCATCAACTCGTCGCGCGAGCAGGCGGTGCACGTACTGCGCGCGATGGGCGTGTCGGCCGTCATCGCACAGTCGTTCGGCCGGCAGTTCTACCGCAACGCGATCAACAACGGCCTGCCGATCGCCGAATGCGACGTGTCCGCGATCCATGACGGCGACCTGATCGAGGTCGACGTGGCCGCCGGGCGGATCGCCGTGCCGGCCACCGGCTTCAGCGCAGCGGTGCCGAAACTGCCGCCCGCAGTGCTTGCACTGATCGCCGCAGGGGGGCTGCTGCCGTTCCTGAAGCAGCACCCCGACTGGGCCTTGCCGACCGCCTGA